In Lonchura striata isolate bLonStr1 unplaced genomic scaffold, bLonStr1.mat Scaffold_92, whole genome shotgun sequence, one DNA window encodes the following:
- the LOC144248820 gene encoding class II histocompatibility antigen, B-L beta chain-like, translating to MAGFQPGPRSVPRRGNRDGLEKEGTTLKGPLGDVGRGQKGLVPTVTPSTQLRAQGRDPRYQGTDTPGTAARYCNSDPHVMEQRRTAVDWLCRYNHEYLSPFLTERRVTPSVSISLVPSSSQPGPGRLLCSLVDFYPAHVQLRWFQGQQELSVVATDMVPNWDWTHQLLVLLETPTRAGLTSTCQVQHVSLEHPLSQHWEDPRDAAGCCHSKMLTGTGDSELGFIFLALGIWFYLHKKGGSRESYPTSPRM from the exons ATGGCGGGCTTCCAGCCAGGCCCGCGTTCGGTTCCGCGGCGTGGGAACCGGGatgggctggagaaggagggaaCCACCCTCAAGGGCCCACTCGGGGATGTGGGCAGGGGACAGAAGGGGCTGGTCCCGACGGTGACACCATCGACGCAGCTGCGAGCGCAGGGGAGGGACCCGAG ATACCAGGGGACAGATactccagggacagcagccaggtACTGCAACAGCGACCCGCACGTTATGGAGCAAAGAAGGACTGCGGTGGACTGGCTCTGCCGGTACAACCACGAGTATCTCAGCCCGTTCCTCACGGAGCGCCGAG tgacccccagcGTGTCCATCTCGCTGGTGCCCTCGAgctcccagcccggccccggccgcctgctctgctccttggtGGATTTCTACCCGGCCCACgtccagctgaggtggttccagggccagcaggagctctctgtggtggccaccgaCATGGTCCCCAACTgggactggacccaccagctcctggtgctgctggaaaccccaacccgggccgggctcacctccacctgccAGGTGCAGCACGTCAGCCTGGAGCACCCCTTGAGCCAGCACTGGGA AGaccccagagatgctgctggatgctgccacagcaagatgctgacaggaactggagactcCGAGTTGGGCTTCatcttcctggcactggggatctGGTTCTACCTGCACAAGAAAGGGGGGTCCCGTGAGTCGTATCCCACCTCCCCCAGAATGTGA